One stretch of Sardina pilchardus chromosome 17, fSarPil1.1, whole genome shotgun sequence DNA includes these proteins:
- the LOC134062088 gene encoding uncharacterized protein LOC134062088 isoform X2: MFVDLLPVSDSLKMERGSPTDAGQTKAGSRDSLAAPDPNQEAELSSMAMVWSIQEAVERQTLQIGVSACGATAVVDVLQALGITMAAELVDDCVRTRLRRNESPLPDYLHSRSEAGATHQQLIAGAEQASDGRVLGRFFSLHPQRKLRLAPWLASWIRRGAVPVATMNMQRAVPAGEEIPDAWHHQLIFGVGPNAVFMTNPLDVVSEGAVHERLCSESVLLIRREDVLQRLTSDVPLSAISDHPDPRWKGLDVEGQVKQMISEDDLSDEEHSKRTHIVIPAAYKSGITLFALRDSEVGCSLLQAPELPMQ, translated from the exons ATGTTTGTAGACTTACTTCCGG TGTCAGACTCATTGAAAATGGAAAGGGGGTCACCTACAGATGCTGGACAGACAAAGGCTGGGTCCAGGGACTCCCTCGCTGCCCCCGACCCAAATCAGGAAGCAGAGCTGAGCAGCATGGCCATGGTGTGGTCCATCCAAGAGGCGGTGGAGCGGCAGACCCTGCAGATTGGCGTTTCGGCATGCGGCGCCACGGCAGTGGTGGACGTCCTGCAGGCTCTGGGCATCACTATGGCAGCTGAGTTGGTGGACGACTGCGTTAGGACACGCCTGCGGCGGAATGAATCCCCTCTGCCGGACTACCTGCACTCACGGAGCGAAGCAG GTGCCACCCACCAGCAGCTGATAGCTGGAGCAGAGCAGGCCAGTGATGGCAGGGTGTTGGGCCGATTCTTCTCCCTGCACCCTCAACGCAAACTGAGACTGGCGCCCTGGCTGGCCAGTTGGATCCGCAGGGGCGCCGTGCCCGTGGCCACTATGAACATGCAGCGGGCAGTGCCCGCCGGAGAGGAGATACCTGATGCCTGGCACCACCAGCTGATATTCGGGGTGGGACCCAATGCTGTGTTTATGACCAATCCTCTAGATGTCG TAAGTGAGGGGGCGGTGCACGAGCGTCTCTGCAGTGAGTCAGTCCTCCTGATTCGCCGAGAAGATGTGCTGCAGAGATTGACAAGTGATGTCCCTCTATCAGCAATCTCAGATCACCCTGACCCTCGGTGGAAAGGTCTCGATGTGGAAG GTCAGGTGAAGCAGATGATCAGTGAGGACGATCTGAGTGATGAGGAGCACTCCAAAAGGACACATATTGTGATCCCTGCTGCTTACAAGTCTGGCATCACTCTATTCGCCCTCAGAGACTCTGAAGTTGGGTGCAGTCTGCTCCAGGCCCCTGAGCTCCCTATGCAATGA
- the LOC134062088 gene encoding uncharacterized protein LOC134062088 isoform X3: MERGSPTDAGQTKAGSRDSLAAPDPNQEAELSSMAMVWSIQEAVERQTLQIGVSACGATAVVDVLQALGITMAAELVDDCVRTRLRRNESPLPDYLHSRSEAGATHQQLIAGAEQASDGRVLGRFFSLHPQRKLRLAPWLASWIRRGAVPVATMNMQRAVPAGEEIPDAWHHQLIFGVGPNAVFMTNPLDVVSEGAVHERLCSESVLLIRREDVLQRLTSDVPLSAISDHPDPRWKGLDVEGQVKQMISEDDLSDEEHSKRTHIVIPAAYKSGITLFALRDSEVGCSLLQAPELPMQ; encoded by the exons ATGGAAAGGGGGTCACCTACAGATGCTGGACAGACAAAGGCTGGGTCCAGGGACTCCCTCGCTGCCCCCGACCCAAATCAGGAAGCAGAGCTGAGCAGCATGGCCATGGTGTGGTCCATCCAAGAGGCGGTGGAGCGGCAGACCCTGCAGATTGGCGTTTCGGCATGCGGCGCCACGGCAGTGGTGGACGTCCTGCAGGCTCTGGGCATCACTATGGCAGCTGAGTTGGTGGACGACTGCGTTAGGACACGCCTGCGGCGGAATGAATCCCCTCTGCCGGACTACCTGCACTCACGGAGCGAAGCAG GTGCCACCCACCAGCAGCTGATAGCTGGAGCAGAGCAGGCCAGTGATGGCAGGGTGTTGGGCCGATTCTTCTCCCTGCACCCTCAACGCAAACTGAGACTGGCGCCCTGGCTGGCCAGTTGGATCCGCAGGGGCGCCGTGCCCGTGGCCACTATGAACATGCAGCGGGCAGTGCCCGCCGGAGAGGAGATACCTGATGCCTGGCACCACCAGCTGATATTCGGGGTGGGACCCAATGCTGTGTTTATGACCAATCCTCTAGATGTCG TAAGTGAGGGGGCGGTGCACGAGCGTCTCTGCAGTGAGTCAGTCCTCCTGATTCGCCGAGAAGATGTGCTGCAGAGATTGACAAGTGATGTCCCTCTATCAGCAATCTCAGATCACCCTGACCCTCGGTGGAAAGGTCTCGATGTGGAAG GTCAGGTGAAGCAGATGATCAGTGAGGACGATCTGAGTGATGAGGAGCACTCCAAAAGGACACATATTGTGATCCCTGCTGCTTACAAGTCTGGCATCACTCTATTCGCCCTCAGAGACTCTGAAGTTGGGTGCAGTCTGCTCCAGGCCCCTGAGCTCCCTATGCAATGA
- the LOC134062088 gene encoding uncharacterized protein LOC134062088 isoform X1 has product MFGNIPIINATIDLLSDSLKMERGSPTDAGQTKAGSRDSLAAPDPNQEAELSSMAMVWSIQEAVERQTLQIGVSACGATAVVDVLQALGITMAAELVDDCVRTRLRRNESPLPDYLHSRSEAGATHQQLIAGAEQASDGRVLGRFFSLHPQRKLRLAPWLASWIRRGAVPVATMNMQRAVPAGEEIPDAWHHQLIFGVGPNAVFMTNPLDVVSEGAVHERLCSESVLLIRREDVLQRLTSDVPLSAISDHPDPRWKGLDVEGQVKQMISEDDLSDEEHSKRTHIVIPAAYKSGITLFALRDSEVGCSLLQAPELPMQ; this is encoded by the exons ATGTTTGGGAATATACCCATCATCAACGCTACAATAGATCTGT TGTCAGACTCATTGAAAATGGAAAGGGGGTCACCTACAGATGCTGGACAGACAAAGGCTGGGTCCAGGGACTCCCTCGCTGCCCCCGACCCAAATCAGGAAGCAGAGCTGAGCAGCATGGCCATGGTGTGGTCCATCCAAGAGGCGGTGGAGCGGCAGACCCTGCAGATTGGCGTTTCGGCATGCGGCGCCACGGCAGTGGTGGACGTCCTGCAGGCTCTGGGCATCACTATGGCAGCTGAGTTGGTGGACGACTGCGTTAGGACACGCCTGCGGCGGAATGAATCCCCTCTGCCGGACTACCTGCACTCACGGAGCGAAGCAG GTGCCACCCACCAGCAGCTGATAGCTGGAGCAGAGCAGGCCAGTGATGGCAGGGTGTTGGGCCGATTCTTCTCCCTGCACCCTCAACGCAAACTGAGACTGGCGCCCTGGCTGGCCAGTTGGATCCGCAGGGGCGCCGTGCCCGTGGCCACTATGAACATGCAGCGGGCAGTGCCCGCCGGAGAGGAGATACCTGATGCCTGGCACCACCAGCTGATATTCGGGGTGGGACCCAATGCTGTGTTTATGACCAATCCTCTAGATGTCG TAAGTGAGGGGGCGGTGCACGAGCGTCTCTGCAGTGAGTCAGTCCTCCTGATTCGCCGAGAAGATGTGCTGCAGAGATTGACAAGTGATGTCCCTCTATCAGCAATCTCAGATCACCCTGACCCTCGGTGGAAAGGTCTCGATGTGGAAG GTCAGGTGAAGCAGATGATCAGTGAGGACGATCTGAGTGATGAGGAGCACTCCAAAAGGACACATATTGTGATCCCTGCTGCTTACAAGTCTGGCATCACTCTATTCGCCCTCAGAGACTCTGAAGTTGGGTGCAGTCTGCTCCAGGCCCCTGAGCTCCCTATGCAATGA